The genome window CTTCTTGCGCTATTTTGCCGTTTTCGAGCACGAAGACTTTGGACGCGAGTTTGTAGATCTCCGCGACGTCGTGGCTAACCAAAATCGTCGTCATATCAAACTCGGCGTGCACCTTAGCAAGGTAGTCTTGCAGCTTTTCGCGCATGGCGTTATCAAGCGCGGAGAGCGGCTCGTCGAGGAGTAAAATTTCTGGCTTTCGCATGAGAGCGCGGGCTAGGGCGGCGCGCTGCTTTTGACCGCCGGAGAGCTGCGAGATAGCGGCGTTTTCTAGCGAGCTCATCTCGACAAGACCCAGCAGTTTGCGGGCTAAATTTACGTCGTTATTTGCAAAAAGCAGGTTTTTCATCACGTTCATATTCGGAAAAAGCGCGTAGTCTTGAAATAAAAACCCGATATTTCGGCTTTGGGGCGGTGTTAAGTTTTTGCCGTCAAATAGCGTCCGTCCGCCTGCTTTTATCGTTCCGCTATCAGGCGTTTCAAAGCCCGCGATTAGGCGCAAAAGCGTCGTTTTGCCGCTACCGCTTTTGCCGTAGAGAGCGACGAATTCGCCCTTTTTTACGTTCAAATTTACGTCTAAATCAAATTTTCCGTTCGCGCCGTTTAGGCTTTTTATGCAGTTTAGTTCTATCATGCGATGCAGAGCGAGGTTGCCTTGACGTAGGCGTAAATTTGATCGCCGAGCGCTAAATTTAGCCGCTTTAGCGATGCCGTGGAGATGATGCTTTCAAACTCAAACTCGCCCGCGTTTAGATGCAGCGAGCTTGTGATTTGTCCTTTTTGGATGTCTGAAATTCGCGCTTTTATCTCGTTTGAAACAGAGCAGTTTAAAAGCGGGGAAGTAGCGACGAAGACGTCCGAGCTTTTAAAGCTTAGTCGAACCTCGTCGCCGATTTTTAAATTTTGCAGATTTTCCAAGGATAGCATTTTTAGGCTCAAATTTTCGGCGCTAAACTCAAAAACACTAACGCCGTCATTTTGCTCTATCGCCGAAATTTTAGCCTTTATCATTTAGATGTTGTATCCGAATTTTCTAAAGATTTCCTTCGCGCGGTCGCTTCTGATGAAGTCGTAGAAAGCTTTTGCTTCAGGATTGTTTTCGCCGTGTTTTAGGATAACCATGCCTTGGTCGATCGGAGTGTAAAGCGCAGGATCGATGAGGATAAAGTTTTTACCCTCTTTGTACTCGGCCATTTTTTTATCATGCATTGCAGAAGCCGCGATAAATCCGACGTCAGCAGCGCTTAGAGCTTGGCTTAGAGCTTCGCCGATAGATTTTGCTAGGATGACGTTTTTCTCGACTTTATCATAGATGCCCGCTTTTTTTAGAGCTTCGATGCTAGCCTTACCGTACGGAGCGGTTTCAGGATTTGCGATCGCAATGGCTTTTAGGCCTTCTACCGCGTTTATGCCCTTAGCTAGATCGATATCTCTGATCGTAAATAGAGCAAGCGCGCCCTGGGCGTATACTACGGGCTGGGTTACGGCAAATTTGGTGTCGTATAGATCCTGGACGAATTTCATATTTGCAGCCATGAAAACGTCGGCAGGAGCGCCGTTTTTGACCTGGGTAGATAGCGCGCCGCTAGCTCCTAGAGTGACGGTTACTTTGGTATCGGGGTTTGATTTAGCAAACTCCGCTTTTAGCTCGTCAAACGCGTAAGTGACGTTTGCTGCGGCAAATACGTTGATCTCACCCGCGTTTAGATGAAAAGCCGCGAGAGCCGCGACGACTAACGAAAAAAATGTTTTTTTCATTTTTATACTCCTATTATGATTTGACTTGCTTTGATTATAGCGGTGAGCTCGTCGCCCACGCCGATGCGCATTTGCATCGCGCTTTCTTTGGTGATGATAGAGGTTATCGTCTGATGATTGCTGATTTCTAGTACGATTTCGGCGTTTACGGAGCCGATTTTAGCCTCGATAACGCGTCCTTTTAGTAAATTTGCCGCGCTTAGTTTTAGATTTTCCTCTTTTGCGAGCATTACGCTTGGGGCTTTAAAGATAAATACAACCTTTTTGCCGACTTTTAAATTTAGATTTTTTTCAGACTCGACCGTGACGTTAGCACGTAAAATTTCGCCGTTTGAGAGTTTGGCGCTGATTTGCGAATTTACCGCGCCCGTTTTTACGTCCGTGATCTCGCAGCTTAGTTGATTTCGCGCGCTTAGACTCATGCTCATGCGCTGTAAATTTAAAATTTCGTTCGTATCGACGTTTATATTTGAACAAACTTTTTCTAAAAATATCTTTTGGCTCTCTAGCATCGCGTCGTATAGCGCGATCATCTTTTTGCCGTATGGCGTGAGCTCCGAGCCGCTGTTTTTCTTGTTGCCTTCGGCTCTTGCGATTAGCGTTCGTCCGAGCGGTTATTTAGCGCGTCCAGGCTATCCCATGCGTTTTTGTACGAGATGCCGACGTACTCGGCGGCTTTGGTTATGCTTTTGGTGTGTTCTACGGCCTTTAAAAGCTCTATATGTTTAGCCAACACCGATACGCCGCTATCTAAAAATAGCTCTAAACTAACGTCTGCTTTCATGAAAATCCCCCAAATTCTATCAATATAAAAAAATAATTTGCTAGAAAGTATATTTAAATATATATGAAAAATAACTTAAAGAAACTTCGTAATACCTGGCATTTTGAAATTTATAAATTTAAAAGCTACATTGAGATAAAATCTCAGGTTACTGCCTTTGCAGACTTGAAATTCGGAGATTTGATGAGAAAATTTTTACTCTCTTTTTTGCTTTTTTTTAGTTGCGTTTTTGCTGAACAAACGCAAGAAAAGAGCGAATTTGACGACGAATTTACCCAGCCTAGCGAGATTTTCGATCCGCTTAGCGGCTATAATAGAATGATGACGGGGTTTAACGATTTTATGTACGTAAACGCCATCCACCCCGCGATAAAAGGCTATAACTACATAGTGCCCGAGGCCGCAAGAACCGCTGCTGGAAACTTTTTTGACAACCTTTTATATCCCGTTCGCTTCGTAAATAATCTCTTGCAGTTTAAATTTAGCGAGGCTGGGGAGGAGACGCTGAGATTTTTGGCAAATACGATTATCGGTTTTGGCGGGCTAACCGACGGCGCGAAATACTACAATCTGCAACGCCACGACGAGGACTTCGGTCAGACGCTAGGCTACTGGGGCGTAGGTAGCGGATTTCACGTGGTGCTGCCGTTTATCGGACCGTCAAATTTACGCGATATCGTCGGTCTAGTCGGCGATTATTATCTCGATCCTATCAGTTACGTAAAGCCTGCGCTAGACTCCTTTGCTATAAAAACATTCCGTCAGGGCAATCTTTTGTCCTTACACCCAGACGCTTACGACAAGCTTAAAAAAGACGCGATCGACCTGTATCCGTTTCTACGAGATGCCTACGAACAGCGCCGCAACCACTTAATAAAGGAATAAAATGAAATTTTTAAAAATCATCCTACTTGCGCTTTTTAGCGCGGTTAGCCTCTTTGCGATCAGCGAGGAGCAGATAAAACCTACGATGCAAAAAACGACGCAAGACGCCATCGAAGTGCTAAAAAACGCAAATTTGAGCAAAGACGAGAAAATAAGTAAAATTTTCGCCGTTTTTGATCCGTATTTCGACTACGAGCAGATGTCAAAGATCGCTCTAAACAAGCGCTACAATAACCTAAGCGCCGATCAAAAGGTCAAATTTAACAAAGCTTTTGAAGAGAGATTAAAGTCAAGCTACGTCGATAAGCTTTTAAGCTACAAAAACCAAACTATAAATTTTAAAGACGTAACAAAACCGAACGAAAATCGCTACTTTCTAAACGCAGATTTAGTCGGTGAGGACGGCAAAAACTACGGCTTTACGTACAAATTTTATAACGCCAAAGAGCGCGGCTGGCTCATCTACGACGTCGAAATTTTAGGCGTTAGCATTATCCAGACCTACCGCAGCCAGTTTGACAGCCTTATGGAAAACGAGAGTTTTGAAAATTTGCTTAGCAAGCTAAACTCCGTCCAAGCTCCGCAATAAGGCGCTGATGAAGCGGATTTTTAAATTTATCGTCAACTTTCCAAAAATCGTTATCGCGGGCGTGCTAGCCGCGACGCTATTTTTTGGATATTTTAGCGGCAAGCTCGAGGTGGACGCGTCTACCGAGACGCTGCTACTTGAAAACGATAAAGATCTAGCCGTCTTTAGAGACGTTTTTAAACGCTACGTTAGCCCAAACTACCTAGTCATCGCATACACGCCAAAAGACGATCTGCTCGCGCCCTCTACGCTTGAAAAGATAGAAAATTTAAGCCGCGAACTTGAAAAGAACGAGCTTGTTTCAAACGTCATTTCGGTACTGAACATCCCGCTGCTTCAAAGCGGAACTAACGATCTTGGCGAGTTGGTTAAGCACGTACCAAGCCTTATCGATGCCGATATAAACAAAACCTTGGTGCGACGCGAGTTCGCGGATAGTCCGCTATATACGAACAACCTCGTTAGTCGCGATCTAAAAACTACGGCAATCGTGCTAAATTTAAAGACCGACGAAAAGTATCAAAGCATACTAAACGAGCGAAACGCTCTGCTAAACGCCAAGCTTGACGGCAACATCACAAGCGAGCAAAAACAGCGTCTAAGCGCCGTAAATGCGCAGTTTAAGGCTCACCGCGACGAAGCGCGTATAAAAGAGCACGCAGCGATCGAGCAGATCCGCGAGACGATAGCGAAATTCGGCGGAGGCGAGAGTCTGTTTTTAGGCGGGGCAAATATGATCGCCGATGATATGGTGAGCTTCGTGCGCTCGGATCTTGCGACCTACGGCATCAGCGTGACGTTGCTTTTGATCTTTTGTCTTTGGCTGTTTTTTAGACAGATTCGCCACATCGTTATGCCGATTTTTATCTGCGTGATTAGCGTTATTTGGGCGAGCGGACTGTTTGGGTTTTTCGGTTGGGAGATCACGGTGATTAGCTCAAACTACATCGCCCTTCAGCTCATCATCACCATCTCCGTCGTCATTCACCTGATCGTGAGCTACCGCGAGTTTTGCATCACAAAGCCGCATCTTAGCAACCGTCAGCTAGTCTATCTCACGCTGCGCGATAAGGCCAGTCCGTCGTTTTTTGCGATATTTACGACCGTTATCGGCTTTTTGTCGCTTGCGCTTTCCGATATCAAGCCTATCATAATGCTAGGCATCATGATGAGCGCGTCGATCTCTATCTCGCTAGCGCTCGCGTTTTTGCTATTTGGCTCCGCGATGGCGCTGATGCCAAAGCTCGCTCCCGTTAGGACGTTTGAGGATAAATTTAGCTTTACCAAGCACTGCGCCACGTTTGCGCTAAATCATAGCCGCGCCGTTTATGCCATTAGCCTTGCGGTGCTTATTTTCGGGCTTTACGGCATCTCAAAGCTAAAAGTCGAAAACAGCTTTATAAGCTATTTTAAAGATACGACCGAAATCCACAAAGGCATGCAGGTGATCGATACGAAGCTGGGCGGCACGGTGCCGGTCGATATATTGATCAAATTTAACAAGCCTAAATTTGAGCAAAGCGCGGCCAAAAACGAGCCTAAAGACGAATTTGACGACGAATTTGCCGCTAGCGCGAACGAGGATAAGTATTGGTTTAATCAGCATAAAATCGACGTCGCGAAAAAGGTGCATAACTATCTAGAAAATAAGCGCTTCGTCGGGCACGCCAGCAGCCTAAACACCGTCGTAAAGATCGTCGAGCGCATCACGCAAAAGCCCGCCGACGGCCTCATGCTCTCGATCCTATACGAACAGATCCCGCAAAAATACAAAGACATCATCCTAAGCCCATACGTAAGCATAAAAGATAACGAGCTTCGATTTACCGCGCGAACTCTTGATAGCGACGACGCGCTACGCAGGGACGAGTTTTTGCGCGAGCTTAGAACCGATATCGCAAATTTGATCGCAAACGACAACGCTAGCGTGCAAGTTAGCGGCGCGATGGTGCTTTATAACAATCTCCTTCAAAGCCTCATCGCCTCGCAGGTGGATTCTTTTGGTTTCGTGATCTTGTCGCTTTTTATCGTTTTTTGCATTATTTTTAAAAGCATTAAGCTTGCCGCCATCGCCATCACGTCAAATTTGATCCCGCTTTGCGCGGTATTTGGCGTCATGGGCGTGATGGGTATCCCGCTTGATATCATGAGCATTACGATAGCGGCTATCAGCATAGGCATC of Campylobacter showae contains these proteins:
- a CDS encoding efflux RND transporter permease subunit gives rise to the protein MKRIFKFIVNFPKIVIAGVLAATLFFGYFSGKLEVDASTETLLLENDKDLAVFRDVFKRYVSPNYLVIAYTPKDDLLAPSTLEKIENLSRELEKNELVSNVISVLNIPLLQSGTNDLGELVKHVPSLIDADINKTLVRREFADSPLYTNNLVSRDLKTTAIVLNLKTDEKYQSILNERNALLNAKLDGNITSEQKQRLSAVNAQFKAHRDEARIKEHAAIEQIRETIAKFGGGESLFLGGANMIADDMVSFVRSDLATYGISVTLLLIFCLWLFFRQIRHIVMPIFICVISVIWASGLFGFFGWEITVISSNYIALQLIITISVVIHLIVSYREFCITKPHLSNRQLVYLTLRDKASPSFFAIFTTVIGFLSLALSDIKPIIMLGIMMSASISISLALAFLLFGSAMALMPKLAPVRTFEDKFSFTKHCATFALNHSRAVYAISLAVLIFGLYGISKLKVENSFISYFKDTTEIHKGMQVIDTKLGGTVPVDILIKFNKPKFEQSAAKNEPKDEFDDEFAASANEDKYWFNQHKIDVAKKVHNYLENKRFVGHASSLNTVVKIVERITQKPADGLMLSILYEQIPQKYKDIILSPYVSIKDNELRFTARTLDSDDALRRDEFLRELRTDIANLIANDNASVQVSGAMVLYNNLLQSLIASQVDSFGFVILSLFIVFCIIFKSIKLAAIAITSNLIPLCAVFGVMGVMGIPLDIMSITIAAISIGIGVDDIIHYIHRLKIELRGKNVAESIKASHASIGYAMYYTSFAIILGFSIMVTSNFIPTIYFGLLTDLVMIMMLLGALVLLPTLIKTFYRPRIPR
- the modA gene encoding molybdate ABC transporter substrate-binding protein, yielding MKKTFFSLVVAALAAFHLNAGEINVFAAANVTYAFDELKAEFAKSNPDTKVTVTLGASGALSTQVKNGAPADVFMAANMKFVQDLYDTKFAVTQPVVYAQGALALFTIRDIDLAKGINAVEGLKAIAIANPETAPYGKASIEALKKAGIYDKVEKNVILAKSIGEALSQALSAADVGFIAASAMHDKKMAEYKEGKNFILIDPALYTPIDQGMVILKHGENNPEAKAFYDFIRSDRAKEIFRKFGYNI
- a CDS encoding ABC transporter substrate-binding protein; this translates as MKFLKIILLALFSAVSLFAISEEQIKPTMQKTTQDAIEVLKNANLSKDEKISKIFAVFDPYFDYEQMSKIALNKRYNNLSADQKVKFNKAFEERLKSSYVDKLLSYKNQTINFKDVTKPNENRYFLNADLVGEDGKNYGFTYKFYNAKERGWLIYDVEILGVSIIQTYRSQFDSLMENESFENLLSKLNSVQAPQ
- a CDS encoding ABC transporter ATP-binding protein; this translates as MIELNCIKSLNGANGKFDLDVNLNVKKGEFVALYGKSGSGKTTLLRLIAGFETPDSGTIKAGGRTLFDGKNLTPPQSRNIGFLFQDYALFPNMNVMKNLLFANNDVNLARKLLGLVEMSSLENAAISQLSGGQKQRAALARALMRKPEILLLDEPLSALDNAMREKLQDYLAKVHAEFDMTTILVSHDVAEIYKLASKVFVLENGKIAQEGGPGEIFLRHRGSQKFSLPAKILEISKRDAIYVAVVSVGQQLCEVALSAAEAANLKPGDEASISAKAFGLNLQKNGSENNEFYGAKSGKFDERNAEIYAQSEPK
- a CDS encoding VacJ family lipoprotein, with the translated sequence MKNNLKKLRNTWHFEIYKFKSYIEIKSQVTAFADLKFGDLMRKFLLSFLLFFSCVFAEQTQEKSEFDDEFTQPSEIFDPLSGYNRMMTGFNDFMYVNAIHPAIKGYNYIVPEAARTAAGNFFDNLLYPVRFVNNLLQFKFSEAGEETLRFLANTIIGFGGLTDGAKYYNLQRHDEDFGQTLGYWGVGSGFHVVLPFIGPSNLRDIVGLVGDYYLDPISYVKPALDSFAIKTFRQGNLLSLHPDAYDKLKKDAIDLYPFLRDAYEQRRNHLIKE
- a CDS encoding TOBE domain-containing protein, whose translation is MIKAKISAIEQNDGVSVFEFSAENLSLKMLSLENLQNLKIGDEVRLSFKSSDVFVATSPLLNCSVSNEIKARISDIQKGQITSSLHLNAGEFEFESIISTASLKRLNLALGDQIYAYVKATSLCIA